From the Lolium rigidum isolate FL_2022 chromosome 2, APGP_CSIRO_Lrig_0.1, whole genome shotgun sequence genome, one window contains:
- the LOC124686179 gene encoding polyubiquitin 11-like, which translates to MENPKAPPALVTACCVCMEPWSSEGAHRMCCIAYCGHVYGRSCLETILRRCEDRRAKCPQCTDKFDRMQVIDLYMTEYPRDDGWHRKMKIFVEVLKGKTITLEVGILDTVDSVKAKIHDKEGIPINLQRLRFAAHGVLEDGHTLGEYNIQEGSTILLILELQIFVETLPGKTTPLKIYSYYTIEHVKRDMFLGQQEKLNAYMFNGKQLHNSISLADYGIQEGSTLLLDRRAKEKIKIFLIETLTGSIITLEVATVDTIGDVKEKIQDEQHFPKNQQCIIFANKQLEDDVTLADHNIQKESTLLLVVNHPSQRGKMTIYVKTLWNKIYILDVENNDTVYDVMVMLQGKMSVFPHVQRLIFGGKQLDVNRTLDHYKVKMYSTLHLVLRFGGG; encoded by the exons ATGGAAAACCCGAAGGCGCCGCCCGCTCTGGTGACCGCTTGCTGCGTCTGCATGGAGCCGTGGTCATCCGAAGGCGCACACCGTATGTG CTGCATCGCTTATTGCGGGCATGTGTACGGCAGATCGTGCTTGGAGACGATACTGCGCCGCTGCGAAGACAGACGAGCCAAG TGCCCGCAGTGCACCGACAAATTCGACCGCATGCAAGTCATCGATCTCTACATGACGGAATATCCTCGCGACGACGGCTGGCATCGCAAG ATGAAGATCTTTGTCGAGGTCCTTAAAGGCAAGACCATCACTCTGGAGGTTGGGATTTTAGACACAGTTGACAGTGTGAAAGCAAAGATTCATGACAAGGAGGGTATCCCTATAAACCTGCAGCGCCTCAGGTTCGCGGCTCACGGCGTACTGGAGGATGGACACACCTTAGGTGAATACAACATCCAAGAGGGTTCTACCATTCTTCTCATATTGGAACTGCAGATTTTTGTGGAGACCCTTCCTGGTAAAACTACCCCTCTCAAGATCTATTCGTACTATACCATCGAGCATGTCAAGAGAGATATGTTTCTGGGTCAGCAAGAGAAGCTCAATGCTTATATGTTCAACGGGAAGCAGCTACACAACAGCATTTCATTGGCTGATTATGGCATCCAGGAAGGATCTACTCTGCTACTTGATCGCCGTGccaaagaaaagataaaaatATTTCTTATTGAGACGCTTACGGGAAGCATCATCACTCTTGAGGTTGCAACCGTGGATACCATCGGCGATGTTAAGGAGAAGATTCAAGATGAACAGCATTTTCCCAAAAACCAACAGTGCATCATCTTTGCCAATAAACAACTAGAAGACGATGTCACCTTGGCGGATCACAACATCCAGAAGGAGTCCACCCTTCTCCTTGTCGTTAACCACCCATCTCAGAGAGGTAAGATGACTATCTATGTCAAGACGCTGTGGAACAAAATCTACATTCTTGACGTTGAGAACAACGATACTGTCTATGATGTCATGGTGATGCTCCAAGGTAAGATGTCCGTTTTCCCACATGTTCAGCGCCTCATCTTTGGCGGCAAGCAGCTAGATGTCAACCGTACCTTGGATCACTACAAGGTCAAGATGTATTCCACCCTCCATCTCGTGCTCAGATTTGGTGGAGGCTGA